One genomic region from Flagellimonas oceani encodes:
- a CDS encoding cupin domain-containing protein, whose product MEHKNNNADPLILEEGQGRVYNCGTMTAIFKADENETNEKYSVSEWWLEPNSDGPGAHRHEENDEIFYVLEGTTSILIGENWIDAIKGTFIRIPAKTIHDFKNRTDRKTGVLNFFIPGGFERNMPSIVKWFEENK is encoded by the coding sequence ATGGAACATAAAAATAATAATGCAGACCCATTAATATTGGAAGAAGGACAAGGACGGGTTTATAACTGTGGTACAATGACTGCAATTTTTAAGGCGGACGAAAACGAGACCAACGAAAAGTACAGCGTTTCGGAATGGTGGCTGGAACCGAATTCTGACGGACCAGGTGCACACCGGCACGAAGAAAACGATGAAATTTTTTATGTTCTTGAAGGTACGACTTCCATATTGATCGGAGAAAACTGGATAGACGCCATAAAAGGAACATTTATAAGAATTCCGGCCAAAACCATTCATGATTTTAAAAACAGAACCGACCGTAAAACAGGGGTTCTGAACTTTTTTATTCCCGGCGGATTTGAACGGAATATGCCCTCAATCGTGAAATGGTTTGAAGAAAATAAATGA